A genomic window from Yarrowia lipolytica chromosome 1D, complete sequence includes:
- a CDS encoding uncharacterized protein (Compare to YALI0D23705g, similar to uniprot|P15303 Saccharomyces cerevisiae YPR181c SEC23 component of COPII coat of ER-golgi vesicles) codes for MELFEQFEEQDGVRFNWNVFPSTSRDAKDVVLPISCVYNPRHKAQTVPVVQDTIAICGNKDCGSILNPYCHVDLASQTWTCRLCMSRNRLMSSVAGQLPPACDPANSTVEYNTARTAATPPAFLFVLDTNAEPEELESLKDSLTQVIDQLPEHCIVGLLSFGSSVQFYQLGYPHCLRSLVFNGAKSYAAKEIEEAFGYNGGVPGNRRMEITNQFLIPQTESFAIVDALQQIKANKIGPKEGDRFARGTGTAINVALSFAETALNQGFVRIGVFTAGPATIGPGKIVDMPLKEPIRGHHDIQNGSALHHKAAAKYYGELGTRAAAGGFAVDLIVGSYDQVGVAEIGTLSHQTGGVIILSDSFTTSICKESIRRHYSFGDENVGMAHAGARAVVEVKTSSELKCQGMIGHGVSLAKRSKAFASEDKYIGIGQTCAWSLASISPKSNYCFYFLNTAETPTLPPSNQSVATGVIQIITHYLHPSGVFRVRVSTLARNFGPAHGLLPYFDQEAAATAVSRETAFRMQHGESADDTIRWLDTVLVKFCNKFGEFRKGDTRSFILPPNCTMLPQFLFHLRRSQFVQTFNNSPDETAYYWHYLLAENVYSTIVMINPALLAFELDAPEGIPVLLDSISVTSERILLLDTFFHVIIFHGETVAAWRNAGYHEQEEYGNIAELLDAPKEEVRELLSDRFPLPRYINCDQGGSQARFLLAKLNPTTQSMDMAGAAPGTVVLTDDASLQTFMESLCKLAMNL; via the coding sequence ATGGAACTATTCGAACAATTCGAGGAACAGGACGGCGTGCGGTTCAACTGGAACGTGTTCCCGTcgacgtcacgtgacgccaAAGATGTCGTGCTGCCCATTTCGTGCGTGTACAACCCTCGACACAAGGCCCAGACGGTGCCGGTGGTGCAAGACACCATTGCCATCTGTGGCAACAAGGATTGTGGTTCGATCCTCAATCCCTACTGTCATGTGGACCTGGCCAGCCAGACGTGGACCTGCCGGTTGTGCATGTCTCGAAACCGGCTCATGAGCTCGGTGGCGGGTCAACTTCCCCCTGCATGTGATCCGGCCAACTCGACCGTGGAGTACAACACTGCTCGCACCGCAGCAACTCCTCCGGCGTTCCTGTTTGTGCTCGATACCAACGCCGAGCCCGAGGAACTCGAATCGCTCAAAGATTCGCTGACCCAGGTCATTGATCAGCTCCCTGAACACTGCATTGTGGGTCTCTTGTCGTTCGGATCGTCGGTGCAGTTCTACCAGCTGGGCTACCCCCACTGTCTCCGGTCGCTCGTGTTCAACGGAGCCAAGAGCTATGCagccaaggagattgaagaAGCGTTTGGATACAATGGAGGGGTGCCGGGAAACCGGCGCATGGAGATCACCAACCAGTTTCTGATCCCCCAGACAGAGTCTTTCGCCATTGTCGACGCTCTGCAGCAGATCAAGGCCAACAAGATTGGACCCAAGGAGGGAGATCGATTTGCCCGAGGCACAGGCACTGCCATCAACGTGGCTCTGTCGTTTGCGGAAACTGCTCTCAACCAGGGCTTTGTGCGAATCGGCGTGTTTACTGCTGGCCCAGCTACCATTGGACCCGGCAAGATTGTCGACATGCCTCTCAAGGAGCCCATTCGAGGCCATCACGACATCCAAAACGGCTCAGCTCTGCACCACAAGGCTGCTGCAAAGTACTACGGCGAGCTGGGCACTCGAGCAGCTGCCGGAGGCTTTGCCGTCGACCTGATTGTGGGTTCCTACGACCAGGTCGGAGTGGCTGAAATTGGTACTCTGTCCCACCAGACTGGAGGAGTCATCATTCTCTCAGACTCCTTCACCACTTCCATCTGCAAAGAGTCCATTCGACGTCATTACTCGTTTGGAGACGAGAACGTTGGCATGGCCCACGCTGGAGCTCGTGCTGTGGTCGAGGTCAAGACCAGCAGTGAGCTCAAGTGCCAGGGAATGATTGGCCATGGAGTGTCTCTGGCCAAACGGTCCAAGGCGTTTGCTTCGGaggacaagtacattggCATTGGTCAGACGTGCGCCTGGTCTCTGGCATCCATCTCTCCCAAGTCAAACTACTGCTTTTACTTTCTGAACACCGCTGAGACCCCCACCCTGCCGCCTTCAAACCAGTCTGTTGCCACGGGCGTGATTCAGATCATCACCCACTATCTTCACCCCTCTGGAGTGTTCCGGGTTCGAGTGTCGACGCTGGCTCGAAACTTTGGCCCTGCCCATGGTCTTCTTCCCTATTTCGATCAGGAGGCAGCTGCCACAGCCGTTTCACGTGAAACTGCGTTCCGAATGCAGCATGGCGAGTCAGCTGACGATACCATCCGATGGCTGGACACGGTTCTGGTCAAGTTCTGCAACAAGTTTGGCGAGTTCCGAAAGGGCGACACACGGTCGTTCATACTGCCTCCAAACTGCACCATGCTGCCTCAGTTTCTGTTCCATTTGCGACGGTCGCAGTTTGTGCAGACCTTCAACAACTCGCCTGATGAGACCGCGTACTACTGGCACTACCTGCTGGCCGAAAACGTGTACTCTACAATTGTCATGATCAACCCTGCGCTTCTGGCGTTTGAGCTGGACGCACCGGAGGGTATTCCCGTTCTTCTAGATTCGATTTCTGTCACTTCTGAGCGAATCCTTTTGCTGGACACCTTCTTCCATGTCATTATTTTCCATGGAGAGACAGTTGCGGCGTGGAGAAACGCCGGGTACCATGAGCAGGAAGAGTACGGCAACAttgccgagctgctggatgcgcccaaggaggaagtGCGGGAGCTGCTCAGTGATCGGTTCCCTCTGCCTCGATACATTAACTGTGACCAGGGCGGTTCTCAGGCGCGATTTTTGCTTGCTAAGCTGAATCCTACTACGCAGAGCATGGACATggctggagctgctccGGGCACGGTGGTGTTGACTGATGACGCGTCGTTGCAGACGTTTATGGAGAGTTTGTGCAAGTTGGCGATGAACCTATAA
- a CDS encoding uncharacterized protein (Compare to YALI0D23727g, no similarity) translates to MVSMRWRKEPPSPDLPDHDSSEYETPQTLLATVGDANMSLYPPPTTTTTTHHHTTTPLSNTDEPLSTEELATLDHGLGASHHAYPTPSSNPSRDQLTSNNKTPHTIYSVPNASGSLTVNSLLSVRAPETVTKRKSQNSLAKSFRRVSSAVSLSKGDKERSSSSASAAASASDTSLSSPTYTNGSANGSSSRTNLVGVPETKPKSRQSSQVNIPPVPPLPSSSGSSINLNGNQGSSNINSSSTYNGYLNPIYSHTSDISPNTSTANIPTIIHPNSDTNTGANPIRPTHSNMSSHSVISALSNANESVDSFQSVTQDFSEVVLVPTNKSNGTSPLPTSASQFARSVNSTSSANTSPVKASPVKQEPHKQYQGQPIPQLQFQAGQFHARQSHQTQQPREPQFEPAHPQVPLAQQLQDAHQPAPVNTVQEKDRDINGVNSADDDSVSVDSPVDDDPAVQSAVESVQSRVGESQQTRVPQSLAQTQPSLAQSLGQTNNQAIPVRSANKEFMSSVAPAAPTVTGSSSRPSLAAAMRGGLSDTPAIPMAAATTAVSSMSPKSQNSMTESVSALSSPASSMIFERNVQEFSVAATSAGASSSKIWHNHDNTHYHGEDRVAPALDASTEAIINSKVNPEDIDVISLRRPSSIRARSPTEASLNSLWSPGSPTMLQDASSGGPRTRNNSMSVHPLTASHTGGSLSPDKLNGGDGRQVLSFCSFADVVHTENEETTASSDRLGRFDTRSQSALRSPSPLMRQHHPVSPSMAESVVADLKLTIPPSRSATVDSLDSESPIVVSSFGETIRRRTSELGL, encoded by the exons ATGGTCAGCATGCGCTGGAGAAAAGAACCGCCGTCTCCGGACCTTCCCGACCATGATTCCAGTGAGTATGAGACCCCACAGACCCTGCTAGCTACAGTGGGCGATGCTAACATG TCTCTGTatccaccacccaccaccaccaccaccacccaccaccacaccacaaCCCCCCTCTCTAACACAGACGAACCTCTGTCTACAGAAGAACTGGCGACCCTGGACCATGGACTAGGAGCCTCACACCACGCATATCCCACGCCGTCATCCAACCCGTCTCGAGACCAGctcaccagcaacaacaagacCCCCCACACCATCTACTCGGTCCCCAACGCTTCCGGCTCTCTCACGGTCAACTCCCTGCTGTCAGTCCGAGCCCCCGAAACAGTCACCAAACGCAAGTCGCAAAACTCGCTCGCCAAGTCCTTCCGTAGGGTTTCTTCCGCAGTGTCGTTGTCAAAAGGAGACAAGGAACGGTCGTCTTCGTCAGCgtctgcagcagcttcagcaTCAGATACCTCTCTGAGTTCTCCTACGTACACAAACGGAAGCGCAAACGGCTCCAGCAGTCGAACCAACCTTGTCGGTGTACCTGAAACAAAACCCAAGAGTAGACAAAGCTCTCAAGTGAACATTCCTCCTGTTCCTCCGTTGCCCAGCAGTAGCGGTAGCAGTATTAACCTGAACGGTAACCaaggcagcagcaacatcaaTAGCAGCAGCACCTACAACGGCTACCTCAACCCCATCTACAGCCACACGTCCGACATTTCGCCCAATACTTCGACAGCAAACATCCCCACAATTATTCATCCAAACtcggacacaaacacaggcGCAAACCCGATTCGACCCACTCACTCTAACATGTCGTCTCATAGTGTCATCAGTGCACTTAGCAATGCTAACGAGAGTGTCGACTCGTTCCAGTCAGTCACCCAAGACTTTTCCGAGGTGGTTCTTGTGCCGACCAACAAGAGTAACGGCACTTCTCCGCTCCCCacttctgcttctcaaTTTGCTCGGTCGGTTAACTCAACCAGTTCGGCCAACACAAGTCCCGTCAAGGCAAGTCCGGTGAAGCAAGAGCCGCACAAGCAGTACCAGGGCCAGCCTATCCCCCAGCTTCAATTTCAGGCCGGACAATTTCATGCTCGACAGTCTCATCAGACTCAGCAGCCTCGAGAACCTCAATTTGAGCCTGCCCACCCACAGGTCCCGTtggcccagcagctccaggatGCCCATCAGCCTGCTCCTGTGAATACCgtccaggagaaggaccGTGATATAAACGGAGTCAACAGcgccgacgacgactcaGTGTCAGTCGATTCTCCTGTCGATGACGATCCTGCAGTGCAGTCTGCAGTTGAGTCTGTCCAGTCGCGTGTCGGAGAGTCGCAGCAAACCAGGGTTCCTCAGTCACTAGCACAGACTCAGCCATCGCTGGCACAATCTCTGGGCCAGACTAACAACCAGGCCATTCCCGTCCGATCGGCCAATAAGGAGTTTATGTCTTCGGTAGCCCCTGCGGCTCCCACCGTAACAGGCTCCTCTTCGCGACCCTCTCTGGCTGCAGCAATGAGGGGTGGTCTAAGTGACACACCTGCGATCCCCATGGCTGCCGCGACCACCGCAGTTTCGTCCATGTCGCCCAAGAGCCAGAACTCGATGACCGAGTCTGTTTCGGCTCTTTCCTCGCCTGCCTCTTCCATGATCTTTGAACGCAACGTGCAGGAGTTTTCTGTGGCTGCTACGAGCGCCGGAGCATCATCGTCCAAGATCTGGCACAACCACGACAATACCCACTACCACGGCGAAGATAGGGTTGCTCCGGCTCTGGATGCGTCCACGGAGgccatcatcaactccaaggtGAATCCCGAGGACATTGATGTCATTTCGCTGCGTAGACCGTCGTCAATTCGAGCCAGATCACCCACAGAGGCTTCTCTGAACTCTCTGTGGTCTCCTGGCAGCCCCACAATGCTGCAGGATGCCTCCTCGGGCGGTCCTCGAACACGCAACAATTCCATGAGCGTACATCCACTGACTGCGAGCCATACGGGTGGTTCCCTATCTCCCGATAAACTCAACGGAGGAGACGGACGGCAGGTGCTGTCGTTCTGCTCGTTTGCTGATGTCGTTCATACAGAAAACGAGGAGACTACGGCTTCTAGTGATAGACTGGGCCGGTTTGATACGCGGTCTCAGTCTGCGCTGagatctccttctcctctgATGCGTCAGCACCATCCTGTCAGCCCCTCTATGGCGGAGTCTGTGGTGGCAGATTTGAAGTTGACGATCCCGCCGTCCCGAAGTGCCACTGTGGAttccttggactcggagAGCCCGATTGTGGTTTCCTCGTTTGGAGAGACGATtaggaggaggacgagtgAGCTGGGGTTGTAG